Genomic window (Kwoniella botswanensis chromosome 1, complete sequence):
CTGAGAATAACAACTAGAATAGGATTATGCATACTCAAGTATCTGCTGCTATCTGATGATGTACTGGTACTGCACTGGGAACATGACCGAGGCATGTGGTCTGGCAGCGTACATGGCATACCAAGAAAGTGAAGTGCTGCACctggagatgggagatggtTGCTACGGTTGTAGTCACACCCGAGTGTCCTCCCTCAAAGTTGGTGGGGTAAAATGGACAGCCGGATATTGGTGTGCATGTGATATAACCGGATTAGCGACCAGGTGATTGGCCCGGGTAACAAGTTCTGGTCGGTTGCTTCGGATTACCTGTTGGTGGTGTGTTATTACCCTATACCCTATATAAATATGGGACCAGGGGATGAACCCTGTTTATAGGTGGACAAAAGGTCGAATGACATTCCTGTCAATACTCATATACTCATTATTTGACCTCGTTTAGCTACAACACGAGAAACACGAGCATACAGCATACAGCATACCAGCAGCTAGCACCTACTTGACCTTTTCGTCGTTGACCATATAGCAAAGTAGACAAGATGTCGACGATAGATAATATCAAGGATACTGTCAACAATGTGAGTGACTTATGGAAATTTTCAACGTTCCTTTGACTCTCCCAGTCTGtgcttctttcctcttgatcttgctTCTCTCACCGGTCGGCCGAGGAGctactttcttcctttcccttgaaCTCTCTTTTGCtgactttcttcaatcaTCGTATAAGCTCGTTCAATCCACAATGTCAGCAGCAGAAACCGTCGCCCACCATGTCCACCCTTTACCCGATTCCGTCCCCGAATCCGAGGACTTGTTCCCCCCTCCACCGCGATTGAGAGGCGAAGAGGGCAGACCGAAACCCCACATTGGACCGAATTATCAAGCGTACTTGAACGAATGGAAGAAGACGGTAGGACCAGATAGCGATAAATGGTGGGCTGAGAAGGCCAAGGAATGCTTGGATTGGTACACCCCGTTCAAGACTGTTAGAGCGGGTGGGTTCGAGCAGGGGGATGTACAGTGGTTGTAAGTttgctcttccttctcatctcctaAATTTCAGATGTCCCGTTGCATCGGGCATCAGTATCAACTTGTTATTGTTTTTGTCTACCACGGAGAGATCTTTGATCCTCCAGTCCAATGAGTAGAACGAGATGCTAATGTCGTGTTATATCAATTTTATATAGCCCAGAAGGAACTCTCAATGCCTCATACAATTGTCTTGACAGACATTTCTACGCCAACCCCGAAAAGACCGCTATCATCTACGAAGCCGACGAACCTTCGGAATCTAGGGAGATCTCCTACGCCGAATTGATGAGGGAGACATGTAGAGTTGCTAATGTATTGAAATCGTGGGGTGTCAAGAAAGGTGATGCCGTCTCTGTATAGTGAGTAGGAGAATCTTTTCTTCCTCACGACTCTTCCACGACAATATGGGCGAAGTTTTGCTCTTCACAACGGGATTAGAAATTATAAGAAGATTGCTGATGTAAACTCCTTACCACCCTATCCAGCCTACCCATGACATGGCAAGCTGCCGCTGCTTTCTTGGCATGTGCCAGGATCGGTGCTGTCCACTCTGCAGTATTCGCTGGATTCTCAGCGGAATCATTGAGAGATAGAGTGAATGACTGTGAATGTAAAGTCTTGATCACCACTGAGTGAGTTCTCCGCTCCCGGTCGTGAATACACATACAGCGATGCTGATCATAATCCAACTCATATAGCGAGGGAAGACGAGGTGGTAAATCTATCGCAACCAAAGCTAGTGAGTGGATGTCGAACTCGAAGGTATTCAGTTCCTGTAATTACTAACCCCATCATCCCATAGTCGTCGATGCTGCTCTCCAATCTTGTCCTCTTGTCGAACACGTCCTTGTCCTCCGAAGAACCGGAAACAAAGTACCCTTCACTGAAGGACGAGATAAATGGTGGGACGAGGAATGTGCCAAAGTCCCAACTTACTGCCCCTGTGAACCTATGGCTTCAGAAGATCCCCTTTTCATCCTTTACGTGAGTATCATCTTGCACTAACGAAAGAACGGAAATCTGACTCTATATATCCAGACCTCGGGTTCCACTGGTAAACCCAAAGGTGTGGTCCACTGTACCGCTGGTTACCTTCTCGGGGCCTACCTTACCGTCAAATACGTCTTCGATGTACACCCCACCGACAAATTCGCCTGTATGGCCGACGTAGGATGGATCACTGGTCACACTTACATCGTATATGGTCCTCTCGCTAACGGTGTGACTACCACCGTGTTCGAATCGACCCCAGTCTACCCTACTGCCTCTCGATACTGGGACTTTGTCGACAAATGGAAGGCTACCCACTTGTACACTGCTCCAACAGCTATTCGATTACTTCGACGAATGGGTGAAGAACACGTCAAGAATCACGATCTATCCTCTTTGAGGGTATTGGGATCAGTCGGTGAACCGATCAACCCCGAGGCATGGCATTGGTACAATGATTTCgcaggaaagaagaattgtGCGATCGTTGATACCTACTGGATGACTGAAACTGGATCGATCGTAGTTACACCTCTACCAGGTGCCATCTCGACCAAACCTGGTTCAGCtactttcccattcttcgGTATGGACgttgatatcatcgatcctCAATCCGGACAAGTCCTCCAAGGAAATGACGTAGAAGGTGTCCTGGTCGCTAAGAAACCTTGGCCTTCGCTTGCCCGAACTGTATTCAAGGATCACAAGAGGTATTTGGAAACTTATATGAAACCTTATCCCGGATACTTCTTCTTTGGGGATGGCGCGGCCAGAGATTACGATGGATATATCTGGATCAAAGGGAgagttgatggtgagttgaatccGCCGAATAATGATTAAAGGCAAtcaaatgctgatatctaccatctcctttcttttcaACCCATCAGACGTCATCAAGTAAGTTACCTGAAAACATTGTAATAAACACACTACAATCTCATACTGACTCATTTCGGCCTACAGCGTATCAGGCCACCGATTGTCAACAGCCGAAGTCGAATCGGCCTTGATCCTCCACAAGGGAGTAGCCGAGACTGCCGTCGTCGGTTCCCATGACGACATCACAGGTCAAGCTGTATACGCCTTTGTCACTATGAAACCTGAGTTCGATCTGAAATCAACCAAAGAAGCAGACTTGAACAAAGAATTGGCTATCCAGGTTAGGAAGGTTATTGGACCTTTCGCTGCCCCCAAGAAGATTGTAAGTCTATGCACGATTAGGTCAGATAAATAGGCGTtaatgctgatgctgaatgTATTTGCAGTACCTCGTTACTGATCTACCCAAGACTCGATCAGGTAAAATCATGAGACGTATCTTGAGGAAGATTGTtgctggagaaggtgatcaaTTGGGTGATTTGTCATCTATAGCTGATCCTTcgattgttgatgagagtgagtgattagATTTTTGGTTTTGCAAAATCAAAGGCTCATGTCGATTGGTTTTTGTGATATAGTCAAAAACAAGGTGgcttctgctgctgccaAATAGGCTCGAGAGCATCGCGATGTGAAGATGTGTATATGATGTGGTATGATcttgaaagagaaaaagaagaggaaagagaaaagaaagagtGAGAAGATATGTGAAAGAAGTCAGTCAGTTGGACATATATATGCGAAAAGAAGTTTTTTTATTTCTATCCCTTTTGGCTTTTTCTCAGTTCCGTTTCGAACCTTTTTTGACCCAGTTAGGAGATCCTATTTCTTTTGGTCTTTTGGAAACTCTTGTTTTCCTATCTTATACGATATGACAGTCTGAATCTACTTTCTATGCAAATTTGTAAGATACATAAGATGTTTGGTGCTGAACATTACTCCCAGTGAGATTGTGATGACGTCACTCGGGTGATATTTCGATCGACGCGTAGAGTTCGAGTTACTAACTTTACTGGCGGAATAAAAATGTTAATCTTGCATCTCCATGTTCCTATGATCACTCTGATTTATACTCCTCACAACCTATTCAAGCGATCGCTCAAGGTCATACAAACCCCAACAAAACCTCTCTCTGTAGCCCAATCTACGATTTCCAAGCAATTCCAAATCTCCTCTACGTTTGAACATATATAGGACAACACTTATAGACTTGGCAGAATTAGAAGTCATGACAACATTAGCTGACGAGAGATCGTCACACCTCAATCCACCCTCGGTAGATGGACTcacggatgaagatggggatgaagatatgaatgaGTTGGACGACtatgagaaagagaggatagCTAATATCAAGTACGTCCATCCATGTTTTTCACTCTTGTCTATTCTCCGTTGTGTTCTAGTCCTCCATGTCCAGTCTGGAAGTATTGACTGATACAGTTTATATATTTTATAGGGAAAGAGATAATCTCCTTGCTTCCCTCGGACTGTCCACACCCTCAAAAACAATATTCGGCATGACACCTAAGACCAAAACGAAGGCATCGACACTATCATCTGCCGAAGCTAGACGAAAGAGGGAGTTGAGAGCTAAGGAAGCGTCGTTGAGGAGGGTGATAGAGCCTATAAGGAGGAGTGGGAGGTTGGCTCAGAgggaggtggagatgaagggttTGGCAGAGTGAGTGCACGACTCTCTTACAatatgaatggatgatatacCACGAAGGGTTATCATCGATTACCAGTAAACAACAAGATAGATTGTTCAGATTGATTTATGGCAACCagattgagctgatgtgatatccATTTCTTAGCGATGACGACCTAACGCCCCCACCACCCACCAACAACAAACCTCTACCACTAATACCCAAAGCGAAGATAATCCAACTCGCACCAGGTCCCTCAtactcatcctcgtcctccgAAGAGACACACGAACGCGCTCCAAGACCTGGAAGAGGAGACGATGGgagattgatatttgaaGGAAGGTGGGAAGGCGTTTTCACACCGAATTTGACTCCTCAGGAGATGTTTGAAGGAGGTGCATTTGGAGGAGGGTTCTTTGCGTGAGTATTGCAATCaaacatccatctttcatatTACTCCCTTGGAAAGGTGGATGACACTGTAAGATAAGTTAGCTAAAGACAACTCGGCATCTTTCCAGAGATACGTATTCAAATATACTCAAATCGGAATTATCTTCcaaagatgatatatcatctttaccatTTGTCATACCCAACCCCACCAAACTGCTGAGTAATACCGATCCGGACGGGGAGAATAACAGGTTCAGAGTCAGAGCGGGACAGTCTCTCCAGGAATGGGAGAAGGCCGgttggatttggaaagaggACCCACGAGGGTGGGCGCAGTGGTACACGAGGTTCTGGGAGGGGAGAAGATGTCAGGATGACGAGAGACAGGTGAgacgatgtgagttgaattTCTTGGAAGTCCCAATTTCAATGCATGATGCTGACTTCGCATCGAACGATAGGGATGAAGGTTGCTGGACGTACTGGGCGTTTCAAACGAGCACTGCTGAAAAAGCTATTACAGTCTGGTGGTCGAAATGCcgtgaaagatgaagatgttggagCAGTGCTGAGGCAATGTCTTTGGCAGTGGGGGTATGAGATGAACGAAATAGAATTTGACAGAGCCATGAACGGGGAGTAGGAAGTAGCAGATTATTTCTTGAACATGGTCATGAAAACAGACATTTAATTAATATCCAACAATCGACAATACTTGATTTAATACCATATAACAACTCAACTTGATTGCTATTCCTA
Coding sequences:
- a CDS encoding acetyl-coenzyme A synthetase, whose amino-acid sequence is MSAAETVAHHVHPLPDSVPESEDLFPPPPRLRGEEGRPKPHIGPNYQAYLNEWKKTVGPDSDKWWAEKAKECLDWYTPFKTVRAGGFEQGDVQWFPEGTLNASYNCLDRHFYANPEKTAIIYEADEPSESREISYAELMRETCRVANVLKSWGVKKGDAVSVYLPMTWQAAAAFLACARIGAVHSAVFAGFSAESLRDRVNDCECKVLITTDEGRRGGKSIATKAIVDAALQSCPLVEHVLVLRRTGNKVPFTEGRDKWWDEECAKVPTYCPCEPMASEDPLFILYTSGSTGKPKGVVHCTAGYLLGAYLTVKYVFDVHPTDKFACMADVGWITGHTYIVYGPLANGVTTTVFESTPVYPTASRYWDFVDKWKATHLYTAPTAIRLLRRMGEEHVKNHDLSSLRVLGSVGEPINPEAWHWYNDFAGKKNCAIVDTYWMTETGSIVVTPLPGAISTKPGSATFPFFGMDVDIIDPQSGQVLQGNDVEGVLVAKKPWPSLARTVFKDHKRYLETYMKPYPGYFFFGDGAARDYDGYIWIKGRVDGDVSGHRLSTAEVESALILHKGVAETAVVGSHDDITGQAVYAFVTMKPEFDLKSTKEADLNKELAIQVRKVIGPFAAPKKIYLVTDLPKTRSGKIMRRILRKIVAGEGDQLGDLSSIADPSIVDEIKNKVASAAAK